A stretch of the Colias croceus chromosome 13, ilColCroc2.1 genome encodes the following:
- the LOC123696820 gene encoding putative uncharacterized protein DDB_G0279653: MWRLLIITSVAVVAFARPELYKETEDFQYSRSSSDDGDKSGFYGARRGNMGGNYERAHNMDGLAQHQMSTAVRQVEGELGEGAKTRTGSVYTAANSRGIFGSGHYDLSNLKGRNFEESESLAASHSSLTSQNTGYRGNTYSAAQNAGYNSGFTKSSRMHSGYQAADYSDEFAQKENAHAQDYQANRQYSYGNQEASGSDLKYYSQVRNQAQNQYEHRQSNLHNTYDANLYSRQPTELPIVDLQPRRIYVVPIKSQDVVAYSGKSYNKNSINSEAEVLDGSSGRIYVQPVSAPKHYESSYSYRKEWEKHNSQPVTIIPTDNPFPKNSELYDDAHLLQNAKSQFSTSDISNAHSSSANLAQANSYIANTKSSSLSKSRYSESQAQGSSAAALSNAYTLGAHRAQQENAVDASKIVEDLSTKPKSYHSSYSYHKSWERRGDPYVIKPVGGDVASQRLVSASNNQDAFSSRQYGAQYKQAHQRFTQDGIDCDCDENGHIRVARSPDPKAYYNDQEQEQQLEAFQDMSIGQQVQNKWENLEDLGQQTQQFGQFAQNKWDNLEDLGQKTQNQWDKTEDFGQASHNQWPNQEGVGQQIQNQWSDLQEPGQQTQNKWDNLQFSGQQIQDQSEIHQNMGQRVQNEWNTLQSFDQQAPSDITQQTQDDKFEQHFHEQSANEDDLTSIPTTNQNKSDNKHNSETQNWNVINNFNTAQLTHSFDQKETMTEQKDEKIEQQNQFWNIFQENYPDQKLTDHTLVHEQAQLYNNKEVTNNNYNTGYIQTDDKHDSFQQNHNQNTLTSSLNDEDYDASSLLSLWNKLDRIESSLKNDSSEQQQSSLSTQSSYHSWDKFDGQHTQSAHGDSVFNLPASNDIQKTSTTEHPHHEKETTTYKIYTRKPTQNTYTTQTNIPKYVPQHSSIPQGPVDIGRGDIGAEETIVDDTDNTAILIPKFPTNLYKTPEEIESLSLTNEHQENNDYHSSHKENTETQKIEEGRAIQKNYQDSNYVNNLQAETSPTTVKYNKLIGSSSSTQKNFDELQNMHTNINKEILSQNQEVTNKRNEEISQFDENQKFLGNNFEKAPPDFEQPNMNQQFEDFSQHLQGSLDLGQQQQSSWQPSDSFDQSYVQQLENFGTFSNDDTQHNQDQTVSQNLQGSLDLEQQQQSSWQPSDSFGHSYVQQLENFGTFSNDDNQHNQDQMVDTFVVNNQYKGEHNEDPDYFKPATEVPKEGRNQYIKPNREPEEEPAPVFEEAQISKKVAPQVAVPEKDANGTPVEVPEEKSGFWKSIGSKFTNAKESVVSWFKG; the protein is encoded by the exons ATGTGGCGCCTATTAATAATCACATCTGTTGCGGTGGTAGCTTTTGCTAGACCAGAGCTATATAAAGAGACTGAAGACTTCCAATATTCAAGAAGTTCATCTGATGATGGCGATAAATCCGGGTTTTATGGGGCCCGCCGTGGTAACATGGGAGGCAATTACGAGAGGGCACATAATATGGATGGCTTAGCGCAACATCAAATGAGTACGGCTGTACGTCAAGTTGAAGGTGAATTGGGCGAAGGCGCTAAAACAAGGACTGGCAGCGTGTACACTGCAGCGAATTCCAGAGGCATATTTGGATCTGGACACTACGATTTGAGCAATCTTAAGGGAAGAAATTTTGAGGAAAGCGAGTCATTAGCAGCTTCTCATTCTTCTTTAACCTCTCAAAACACCGGATACAGAGGAAACACATATTCAGCAGCACAAAATGCTGGATACAACAGTGGTTTTACTAAAAGCTCTAGAATGCATTCAGGTTATCAAGCTGCCGATTATTCAGATGAATTTGCACAAAAAGAAAATGCTCATGCACAAGATTATCAAGCAAACCGACAATATAGTTACGGAAACCAAGAGGCTTCTGGAAGtgacttaaaatattattctcaAGTTAGAAATCAGGCTCAAAACCAATACGAACACAGGCAATCAAATTTGCACAATACGTATGATGCTAATTTATATAGCAGACAACCAACTGAGTTGCCCATAGTGGATTTGCAGCCACGTCGTATTTATGTTGTTCCGATCAAATCCCAAGACGTTGTAGCATATAGCGGTAAAtcctataataaaaatagtattaataGTGAAGCTGAGGTATTAGATGGTTCTAGTGGGCGTATTTACGTACAGCCTGTAAGCGCACCGAAACATTATGAATCATCATACAGTTACCGCAAAGAATGGGAAAAACACAATTCGCAGCCTGTAACAATTATACCAACGGACAATCCATTCCCGAAAAACAGTGAATTATATGATGACGCACATTTGTTACAAAATGCTAAGAGCCAGTTCAGTACATCAGACATAAGCAATGCACACTCTAGCAGTGCTAATCTCGCTCAAGCAAATAGTTACATTGCCAACACAAAATCATCATCACTGAGCAAATCAAGATATTCTGAATCCCAAGCTCAAGGTTCATCCGCAGCAGCTCTTTCAAATGCTTACACACTTGGTGCACACAGAGCCCAACAGGAAAACGCAGTTGATGCTAGTAAAATTGTTGAAGATTTAAGCACTAAGCCGAAAAGTTATCATTCTTCATACTCTTATCACAAATCGTGGGAAAGACGAGGAGATCCTTATGTAATTAAGCCAGTAGGTGGTGACGTTGCCTCTCAAAGGCTTGTATCTGCCTCTAACAACCAAGATGCTTTTTCATCTCGTCAATATGGCGCTCAATATAAACAGGCTCACCAAAGGTTCACTCAAGACGGTATTGATTGTGATTGTGACGAAAATGGCCACATTCGCGTAGCTCGTTCACCCGATCCTAAAGCATATTACAACGATCAAGAGCAAGAGCAACAATTAGAAGCTTTTCAAGATATGAGCATTGGCCAACAGGTACAGAACAAATGGGAAAATTTAGAAGATTTGGGTCAACAAACCCAACAATTCGGACAATTTGCTCAAAATAAATGGGACAATTTGGAAGACTTGGGTCAAAAAACACAAAACCAATGGGATAAGACCGAAGATTTTGGCCAGGCTAGTCACAATCAATGGCCAAATCAAGAAGGTGTGGGTCAACAAATTCAAAATCAATGGAGCGATTTACAAGAACCAGGACAACAAACACAGAACAAATGGGACAATCTTCAATTCTCAGGCCAACAGATACAAGATCAATCGGAAATACATCAAAATATGGGACAGAGAGTCCAGAATGAATGGAATACATTACAAAGCTTTGATCAGCAAGCACCAA GTGATATAACACAACAAACGCAAGATGACAAATTTGAACAACACTTTCATGAACAATCAGCAAACGAAGATGATCTCACGTCTATACCAACaacaaatcaaaataaaagtgataataaacataattcaGAAACTCAGAACTggaatgttataaataatttcaatacagCACAGTTGACACATTCTTTTGATCAAAAGGAAACAATGACAGAGCAAAAAGATGAAAAAATTGAACAACAAAATCAATTTTGGAACATATTCCAGGAAAATTACCCTGATCAAAAACTCACTGATCACACCTTGGTGCATGAACAAGCACAACTTTATAACAACAAAGAAGTtaccaataataattacaatacaggttacatacaaacagacGATAAACATGATTCTTTTCAACAAAATCATAACCAAAATACTCTTACAAGTAGTTTAAATGACGAAGATTATGATGCTTCATCCCTTTTAAGTTTATGGAACAAATTAGATAGAATAGAAAGTTCCCTTAAAAATGATAGTTCCGAACAACAACAATCATCTCTATCTACACAATCATCATATCACAGCTGGGATAAATTTGATGGGCAGCATACACAAAGTGCTCACGGTGAcagtgtttttaatttacctGCTTCTAATGATATACAAAAAACCTCAACAACAGAACATCCCCACCATGAGAAAGAAACaactacatacaaaatttatacacGAAAACCTACTCAAAATACATATACtacacaaacaaacataccaaAATATGTTCCTCAACATAGTTCTATACCTCAAGGTCCCGTTGATATTGGACGTGGGGATATTGGAGCAGAAGAAACAATAGTAGATGATACAGATAATACAGCTATACTTATTCCTAAATTCCCTACAAACCTATATAAAACACCAGAAGAAATAGAATCATTAAGTCTGACAAATGAACACCAAGAAAATAACGATTATCATAGCTCTCACAAAGAAAATACTGAAACTCAAAAAATCGAAGAAGGAAGagcaatacaaaaaaattatcaagatagtaattatgtaaataaccTACAAGCAGAAACTTCACCTACAACagttaagtataataaattaattggtAGTAGTAGTAGCACTCAGAAGAACTTTGATGAACTGCAAAATATGcatactaatattaacaaaGAGATCTTAAGCCAGAATCAAGAAGTTACCAATAAACGTAATGAAGAAATTTCACAGTTTGATGAAAATCAAAAGTTTCTCGGTAACAACTTCGAGAAAGCCCCCCCAGATTTTGAGCAGCCAAATATGAATCAACAATTCGAAGACTTTAGTCAACATTTACAGGGATCATTGGACTTAGGGCAGCAACAACAAAGTTCTTGGCAGCCCTCTGATAGTTTTGACCAAAGCTATGTGCAACAACTTGAAAACTTTGGAACATTCAGCAATGATGATACCCAACATAATCAAGACCAAACAGTGAGTCAAAATTTACAGGGATCTTTAGACTTAGAACAGCAACAACAAAGTTCTTGGCAACCCTCTGATAGTTTTGGCCATAGTTATGTGCAACAACTTGAAAACTTTGGAACATTCAGCAATGATGATAACCAACATAATCAAGATCAAATGGTTGACACTTTTGTAGTTAACAATCAGTATAAAGGCGAACATAATGAAGACCCAGATTATTTTAAGCCAGCAACTGAAGTTCCCAAAGAAGGCAGGAATCAATACATTAAGCCAAATAGAGAGCCTGAAGAAGAACCTGCTCCAGTATTTGAGGAGGcacaaataagtaaaaaagttGCACCTCAAGTAGCTGTTCCAGAGAAAGATGCAAATGGTACTCCAGTTGAGGTTCCAGAAGAAAAGTCAGGGTTTTGGAAATCTATAGGTAGCAAATTTACTAATGCCAAAGAAAGTGTAGTATCTTGGTTTAAAGGgtaa